Part of the SAR324 cluster bacterium genome, AATTTCCTGACGCCAGTCAATCGCTGACGCGTCAATGTGCGCCACGCTTTCTTCAAAGTAGGAGCTCAGCGTGTCTTTGGCGGTTTCAGGCTGTTGACGAACCAGTTCCAGTTGTTCAAGCCGTGCCAGACGCTTGATCAATTCCCGGTGTTCCTCAAAAACAATAAAATGTTTTTCAGACTCAATTCGAGCGTTGATTTTCTGATTCAGTCCGATTTTTGCCTTGTCTCGTAACGCTCTGATCTGGGTGATGGCTTCCTTGACCACAGATATTTTAGCGTCACTTTCAGGATAATGATGCTCAGGACGGATTCCCGGCCAGTAACTGGTGATCAGCATGGATTCAGGCTGAAAATGCTCCCATAGAACCTCTGTCACAAACGGCATGTAAGGATGAATCAGTTTCAGCATCGTGGTGAAGGCATATGCCAGAACCTGATCATCTTCAGGAGTTCGTTCAGGTTTTTTATCCATTTCCAGATACCAGTCACAAAAATCACCCCAGAAAAAATTCCGGATTGTTTCGCCGACATCAGAAATACGAAAGCTTTCCATACTGCTTTGAACAGACGCGATCAGACCATTCAGACGATGCAACAGCCATTGTGCCATCAGATTATTGACCTGTGCGGGCGGAGTCATGGGCGTGTTGTCACCAATGGTCATCAAAATATAACGTCCCGCATTCCAGATTTTATTCACAAATCTGCGGCAGCTTTCGAGTTTTTCAGGATAAAGACGCAAATCCATTCCGGGGCCAGTGCCCATGATCAGTGAAAAACGCAGGGCATCGGTGCCATAGTCGCGGATACTTTCCAAGGGATCAATACAGGTTTCAGGCCGGGATTTGGACATTTTTTTCCCATCCCTGGTTCTGACCATTCCATGCAGATAAACCGTTTCAAAGGGAATTTGCCCGGTCATGTAGGTTGTCATCAGAATCATGCGTGCGACCCAGAAAAACAGGATATCATAACCTGTTTCCATCACCTGTGTGGAATGAAATTTTTGAAAATCCGGACTGCGCTTCAGCAACTCTTCAAACGAAATTGAAAAATCACCCGCCAGTTCAGGATCAATCAGGGTGCTCCAGGTCCACAACGCCGATGAAAACCACGTATCCAACGTATCAGGATCCTGTGTCCATCCATCTTCCGCGGGAGGTTGGAGACCAACATACAAGTCCTTGCCGCGATACCAGACAGGTACTCGATGGCCCCACCAGATTTGACGGGAAATGCACCAGTCTCTCAAATTTTCAACCCAATGAAAATAAGTCGCGTTGAATCGATCCGGCACAATTTTAACATCATTGGAACGGACAACATCAATCAGCACTTCTTTCAAACTGAGTTGCTTACCTTTCCAGGAAACAACCGGCTTGTTCACATCAATAAACCACTGTTCTTTGGGCAACGGTTCAATGGGTTGTTTGGTCCTGTAGCAAATGGAAAGAGCCTGTTGATAGGATTCTTTCTTTACCATCAAACCACTTTCTTCCAGATCCTGAACAAAAGCGTCACGACAAGCCCGAACCGTCATGCCTTGATAGCAACCAACCACAGGGAGCATCTTTCCATCTTCTCCAATGATCTGTAGCACTTCCAGACCATGCCGCTGAGACATTTCATAATCCACCTGACTATGGGCCGGTGTTACACCGATCACACCAGAACCAAATGTGGGGTCCACCTGAGGATCCGCAAAAACCTTGACGTTAATTTTTTGTCCTTTGGGCCATGTCACTTCTACCATTTTACCCACATAATCCCGATAACGCTCATCGTCAGGATGAACCGCTATCCCGGTATCACCAAGTTTGGTTTCCGGGCGGCTTGTTGCTACTTCAAACGGACCGTATTTCATGTAATACAAGGTGGACTGCACTTCCTGATGCTCGATTTCATCATCAGAAATGGTAGTCTGTAGAATGGAATCCCAATTGACAATCCGATATCCCCGATAAATCAAGCCATTGTCATACATTTTTTTGAAAGTGTCATTCACACACCGATTGAGCTGAGGGTCCATGGTGTAACGCTCTCGAGACCAGTCACAACTGGCTCCCATGGCACGAATCTGGTTGCGAATCGTTCCCCGTGAGTTTTCCACATATTTCATGATTCGGTTCAGGACTTCTTCTCGTCCTAAAGTTTTTCTAGGATCAGCGATATGCTCTTCATCCTTGATTTTTTGGAGGACTACGTTTTCTGTTGCGATTGCGGCATGGTCGGTGCCAGGCAGCCAAAGCGCTTCATCGCCCAGCATTCTGTGCCAGCGTGTTAAAATATCTTCGAGAGCCAGCATGACAGCATGGCCGACATGGAGTTGCCCGGTTGCGTTGGGAGGAGGCATTGAAATTACAAACGGTTTCTTGTCGGAATTGGCGTTGGCCTGAAAAGTCCCGTTGTTTTCCCATTTTTCATAAATGTTTTTTTCAAAAGACTGAGGATCATAAGCTTTATCAATCGGATTTTTCATGATGTGACAGTGGTAAAAATTGGGAGAGATGGATGGTAAATCCTGTTTTCAAAAGGA contains:
- a CDS encoding valine--tRNA ligase, which translates into the protein MKNPIDKAYDPQSFEKNIYEKWENNGTFQANANSDKKPFVISMPPPNATGQLHVGHAVMLALEDILTRWHRMLGDEALWLPGTDHAAIATENVVLQKIKDEEHIADPRKTLGREEVLNRIMKYVENSRGTIRNQIRAMGASCDWSRERYTMDPQLNRCVNDTFKKMYDNGLIYRGYRIVNWDSILQTTISDDEIEHQEVQSTLYYMKYGPFEVATSRPETKLGDTGIAVHPDDERYRDYVGKMVEVTWPKGQKINVKVFADPQVDPTFGSGVIGVTPAHSQVDYEMSQRHGLEVLQIIGEDGKMLPVVGCYQGMTVRACRDAFVQDLEESGLMVKKESYQQALSICYRTKQPIEPLPKEQWFIDVNKPVVSWKGKQLSLKEVLIDVVRSNDVKIVPDRFNATYFHWVENLRDWCISRQIWWGHRVPVWYRGKDLYVGLQPPAEDGWTQDPDTLDTWFSSALWTWSTLIDPELAGDFSISFEELLKRSPDFQKFHSTQVMETGYDILFFWVARMILMTTYMTGQIPFETVYLHGMVRTRDGKKMSKSRPETCIDPLESIRDYGTDALRFSLIMGTGPGMDLRLYPEKLESCRRFVNKIWNAGRYILMTIGDNTPMTPPAQVNNLMAQWLLHRLNGLIASVQSSMESFRISDVGETIRNFFWGDFCDWYLEMDKKPERTPEDDQVLAYAFTTMLKLIHPYMPFVTEVLWEHFQPESMLITSYWPGIRPEHHYPESDAKISVVKEAITQIRALRDKAKIGLNQKINARIESEKHFIVFEEHRELIKRLARLEQLELVRQQPETAKDTLSSYFEESVAHIDASAIDWRQEIESLQRNLKKEEDFVSKNQKKLENEGFLQKAPAQVVEELREKVETSQRTIDALKQQIQELEGLSN